TCAGTTCTTCAACGCCCCGGCCAACGGCCCGGCCGGGATCTTTCTGGCCCGATACGACGATCGGCTACGCCGCGCTCAGCAGATGGCCGACTGGATCGACGACACCCTGATCGATCCCGAAACCCACCTGGTGTTCGACGGCATCAAGGCCGGTTCGATGGTGCGGGCGCAGTACACCTACTGCCAGGGTGTGGTGCTCGGATTGGAAGTCGAGCTCGCGGTGCGCACCGAGGATGCCCGGCACGCCGAGCGGGTGCGCCGCCTGGTGGCCGCAGTCGACAAGGAGATGGCCACCGATGGCGTGATCAAGGGCGCCGGAGGCGGTGACGGCGGCCTGTTCAACGGGGTCACGGCGCGGTACCTGGCGCTGGTGGCCAATACGTTGCCGGGGGACACGGCCGCCGACCAAACGGCAAGGGAGACGGCCCGGTCCCTGGTGCTCAAGTCCGCTCAGGCGGCCTGGGATAATCGGCAGACCGTCGATGGGCTGCCGTTGTTCGGACCGTTCTGGGATCGCACCGCTGAGGTGCCCGGGGCCGAAGGTCAGGAAGCGCAGTTCGTCGACGGCGCGGTAAACGCGTCTGCCATCCCGGAACGTGATCTGTCCGTTCAGGTTTCGGGTTGGATGTTGATGGAAGCAGCGCACACCCTGTCCGAGTAGTCCCGCTCGCCGAGATGTGGGCACAGTCGGACGAATTGTCGAACGACTTCGGTGTGCGCACAGTGGAGTAGGTGAGTGGTAATGGAGAGGGTCGCACGGACCTCCATCGTCGACGTCGTCATCGCCAGATTGCGCGACGAGATTCGTAACGGCAACTGGCCGGTAGGAACCAAGATCCCCACGGAGGCGACACTCGTAGATGTGTTGGGCGTGAGCCGTCCGTCCGTGCGCGAGGCAGTGCGCTCGCTCGTGCAGGCCGGCTTGTTGGAGTCTCGGCAGGGCGACGGGACATACGTGGTCGCCGAGGACGAGACGACGGTGGCGCTGCAGCGGGTCGTCGATGCCGCGGATCGAGCCGAAGCGCAGCTGGTGCGTCATACGCTGGAAGTACTCGCCGCTCGTGAAGCTGCGACTCACCGCTCGAAGGCCGATGTGGACGCGCTGCGCGTGGCCCTCCAGGGCCGCCGGACCGCGAAAGCCAAGGCCGACCTCGACGCGTTCATCGACCATGACGTCGCTTTTCACATCGGCGTGGCCCGCGCTTCGCACAACGTGCTGCTGCTCGATTTCTACCGGTCTTTCGAAGGCGCGATGCGCGATCCCGCACACGGCGCGTTCTGCATGAGCGCTCCCGAAGATCCCCACCGGGACTTCCACAACGATCTGTTTCACGCGATCCAACGAGGTGACCACGGTGCGGCAACCCGCGCCGCGATCTACGGCCTCGACGTCCACGAGCGCCATCTGCACGCGGTCGGTAGCTGACGCAGCCCTTGGCCCGGAGGCCCAAAACTGAGCGTGCGCTCAGCGGGGGACTAGGTTGAGCATCGTGAGAGAAGTGCTCGCCGATGCTCTGGCCGTGTGGCGTGCCGGCGGCACCGCGGGCATGGCAACGGTGGTGCGCACATTCCGTTCCGCGCCACGGCCTGCCGGGGCATCCATGATGGTCGCCCCTGACGGCACGGTGACCGGCTCGGTATCCGGCGGCTGTGTCGAAGGCGCCGTATACGAACTCGCGGGCGACGTGGTCGCCGAGGGCACACCCGTGCTGCAGCGTTACGGAGTCAGTGACGACGACGCCTTCGCCGTGGGGCTGACCTGTGGCGGCATCCTCGATGTGTTCGTCGAGCCCGTGTCGCAGCGGACGTTCCCCGAACTGCAAGCGCTGGTCGACGACATCGAGGCCCATCGGCCTGTCGCGACCGCGACGGTGATCGCCCATCCTGACCCGACCCGGTTGGGCCGACGACTGGTCATCCGCGCCGACGAGGTCACCGGCACGCTCGGCTCGGCCCGGGCGGACAGCGCGGTTACCGACGACGCTCGCGGCCTGCTCGACACCGGCCGCAGCGGGGTCCTGACGTTCGGTCCCGATGGCGAACGTCGCGGCGAGGGAATGGAAGTCTTCGTCTCCAGCTTTGCGCCGCCCCCGCGGATGCTGGTGTTCGGCGCCATCGACTTCGCTGCTGCCGTCGCCCGGCAGGGCTCGTTGCTCGGCTACCGCGTCACGGTGTGTGACGCTCGCCCGGTTTTCGCCACCGCGGCGCGCTTCCCGACCGCTGACGAGGTCGTCGTCGACTGGCCCAATCGATACCTGGAGGCGCAGGCCGCTGCGGGCGCGATCGACGGCCGCACGGTCATCTGCCTGCTCACCCACGATCCGAAGTTCGATGTGCCGTTGCTGGAGGTGGCTTTGCGGCTGCCGGAGATCGGCTACATCGGTGCGATGGGCTCGCGGCGCACCCATGACGACCGGATCGCCCGGCTACGCGAGATCGGTCTGACCGACGAAGAACTCGCGAGGTTGTCCAGCCCCATCGGATTGGACCTGGGTGCCAGGACACCCGAAGAGACTGCGGTGTCGATCGCGGCCGAGATCATCGCCCGACGCTGGGGCGGCACGGGGACCCCGCTGAGCGGCACAGGCGGCCGCATTCATCATGAACACAACGAACCGAGTGAATTGAGGAGTGGTCAGTGACACGAGCCAAGATCGATTTCCCCAGCCGGATCGGTGTGTGGTGGGCCAGCGACACGTGGTCGATGCCCGACGCGCAGCAGGTCGCACGGGAGATCGAAGCCCTCGGATTCGGCTCGCTGTTTCTTCCCGAGGTGGTCGGCAAGGAAGCCCTCACCCAGTCGGCGGCGTTCCTGGCCGCCACCGAACGTCTCGTGATCGGCACCGGCATCGCCAACATCCACGTCCGGGTGCCGTCGGCGGCAGAGTCCGGGGCGCGCACCTTGACCGCGCTTCATCCGGGACGGTTCGTGCTCGGACTGGGCGTCAGCCACGGCCCGCTGGTCGAGCACGGCCTGGGCGGCACCTATGCCAAGCCGCTGGCCACGATGCGCACCTACCTGGACCGGATGGCTGCGGTGCCCGAGCAGATCGAACCCGGGGTCGGTCGCCCGCCCCGTCTGATTGCCGCCCTGGGACCGAAGATGATCGAGCTGTCCGGTTCGCATGCCGACGGCGCGCACCCGTACCTGGTGACGCCCGAGCACACCGCGACCACGCGCGAGATCCTGGGACCGGACCGCTGGGTGGTGTCAGAACAAGCCGTCGCGATCGGCGGTGACGACGCCGACCAGCTGGCTCGGGCGCACAAGCACCTTGAGGTCTACAGCGGGCTGCCCAACTACCGAAACTCGTGGCTGCGGCAGGGCTTCGACGAATCCGACCTGATGCGGGGCGGTTCGGACCGGCTGGCGCGCGGACTCGTCGGCATGGGTTCGGCCGATCAGGCGGCAGCGGTGATCACCGCCCACCTGGATGCCGGCGCCGATCACGTCGTCGTTCAGGCGTTGGGGGAGAACCCGACGGCTGATCCGCGTCCGGCTCTGCGTGAACTGGCCGCGGCGCTGGGCCTCGGTTAGGACTGTGGGGCGGCGGCCTTCTTGGCGGCCCGGCGACGCTTGAACCATTCGAAGAACATCGGGGCCACCGAGGCCACGACGATCAGGATGAAGATCGGCTCGAGCAGCTTCTGGATGATCTCGAACTGGCCCAGCCAGTAGCCGAGCAGGACGAGGCCGACACCCCACACGATCGCGCCCAGCACGTTGAACGTGGTGAACACCGAATAACGCATCTTGGCGGCCCCGGCGACGATCGGTGCCAGGGTGCGCACGATCGGCACGAACCGGGCGATGACGATCGCGAACGGGCCGCGCTGCTCGAAGAACGCGTGGGCCTCGTCGAGGTACTTCTGCTTGAGGACCCGGGCGTCGGGCTTGAACATCTCGACGCCGATGAACCGGCCGATGAGGTAGCCGGCCTGACCGCCGAGGATGGCCGCCAGCGGGATGAACACCAGTAGCTGCCAGAGCGCGAAGTTGGCGTCCACTGCCGTTCCCTGGGCGGCGGTGCCCGCGGCGAGCATGCCCGCGACGAACAACAACGAGTCGCCGGGAAGGACCGGGAACAGCACCCCGGACTCGACGAAGACGACGACGAGGATGCCCACCAGGGCCCAGGTGCCGAAGGATCCGATGAGGTGCAGCGGATCCATGAAATCCGGCATGAGCGCCAGATTGGTCGTAGCCTCAGGGAGGGCGATGTCGATCACGACTCCCTAGGGTACCTGTGCCCCACCACCGGTCTTCACCTGCGATAACCCGCGTCCAGATGGAAGGACAAGTCATGCCGATCGCTACGCCCGAGGTCTATGCCGAGATGTTGGGCCGGGCCAAGGAGCATTCCTTCGCCTTCCCGGCCATCAACTGCACTTCGTCGGAGACGATCAACGCCGCCATCAAGGGTTTCGCCGATGCGGGCAGTGACGGCATCATCCAGTTCTCGACCGGAGGGGCGGAGTTCGCTTCGGGGCTCGGGGTCAAGGACATGGTGACCGGGGCCGTCGCCCTGGCCGAGTTCGCCCATGTGATCGCCGAGAAGTACCCGATCACCGTCGCCCTGCACACCGACCACTGTCCGAAGGACAAGCTGGACACTTATGTGCGGCCGCTGCTGGCCATCTCCGCCGAGCGGGTCGCCGCGGGCCGC
The window above is part of the Mycolicibacterium fortuitum subsp. fortuitum genome. Proteins encoded here:
- a CDS encoding glycoside hydrolase family 76 protein is translated as MDQLWANRAASAEAAITQRHLKKLWGLPGTQLGVVAWPSTKKYRHFGTWHYWWQAHLLDTLVDAQVRDPQPERKTQIERQIRGHWMRNNLSWTNNYYDDMAWLALALERAGRLVGVEKARALKKLCAQFVDAWVPEDGGGIPWRKEDQFFNAPANGPAGIFLARYDDRLRRAQQMADWIDDTLIDPETHLVFDGIKAGSMVRAQYTYCQGVVLGLEVELAVRTEDARHAERVRRLVAAVDKEMATDGVIKGAGGGDGGLFNGVTARYLALVANTLPGDTAADQTARETARSLVLKSAQAAWDNRQTVDGLPLFGPFWDRTAEVPGAEGQEAQFVDGAVNASAIPERDLSVQVSGWMLMEAAHTLSE
- a CDS encoding FadR/GntR family transcriptional regulator, with product MERVARTSIVDVVIARLRDEIRNGNWPVGTKIPTEATLVDVLGVSRPSVREAVRSLVQAGLLESRQGDGTYVVAEDETTVALQRVVDAADRAEAQLVRHTLEVLAAREAATHRSKADVDALRVALQGRRTAKAKADLDAFIDHDVAFHIGVARASHNVLLLDFYRSFEGAMRDPAHGAFCMSAPEDPHRDFHNDLFHAIQRGDHGAATRAAIYGLDVHERHLHAVGS
- a CDS encoding XdhC family protein — its product is MREVLADALAVWRAGGTAGMATVVRTFRSAPRPAGASMMVAPDGTVTGSVSGGCVEGAVYELAGDVVAEGTPVLQRYGVSDDDAFAVGLTCGGILDVFVEPVSQRTFPELQALVDDIEAHRPVATATVIAHPDPTRLGRRLVIRADEVTGTLGSARADSAVTDDARGLLDTGRSGVLTFGPDGERRGEGMEVFVSSFAPPPRMLVFGAIDFAAAVARQGSLLGYRVTVCDARPVFATAARFPTADEVVVDWPNRYLEAQAAAGAIDGRTVICLLTHDPKFDVPLLEVALRLPEIGYIGAMGSRRTHDDRIARLREIGLTDEELARLSSPIGLDLGARTPEETAVSIAAEIIARRWGGTGTPLSGTGGRIHHEHNEPSELRSGQ
- a CDS encoding LLM class F420-dependent oxidoreductase, with protein sequence MTRAKIDFPSRIGVWWASDTWSMPDAQQVAREIEALGFGSLFLPEVVGKEALTQSAAFLAATERLVIGTGIANIHVRVPSAAESGARTLTALHPGRFVLGLGVSHGPLVEHGLGGTYAKPLATMRTYLDRMAAVPEQIEPGVGRPPRLIAALGPKMIELSGSHADGAHPYLVTPEHTATTREILGPDRWVVSEQAVAIGGDDADQLARAHKHLEVYSGLPNYRNSWLRQGFDESDLMRGGSDRLARGLVGMGSADQAAAVITAHLDAGADHVVVQALGENPTADPRPALRELAAALGLG
- a CDS encoding VTT domain-containing protein, whose protein sequence is MIDIALPEATTNLALMPDFMDPLHLIGSFGTWALVGILVVVFVESGVLFPVLPGDSLLFVAGMLAAGTAAQGTAVDANFALWQLLVFIPLAAILGGQAGYLIGRFIGVEMFKPDARVLKQKYLDEAHAFFEQRGPFAIVIARFVPIVRTLAPIVAGAAKMRYSVFTTFNVLGAIVWGVGLVLLGYWLGQFEIIQKLLEPIFILIVVASVAPMFFEWFKRRRAAKKAAAPQS